The following coding sequences are from one Ammoniphilus sp. CFH 90114 window:
- a CDS encoding YwhD family protein: MDLLNNNKKKGIDLNIISNTNTHGGFGAGMINLSNVSSVIIEGEEAYIDLGALHAKSKVEKGIKFLTNKDEVPNGKKCFIVWVAADRNEQGAYYAGAASCEMIVDREARRGWKILADHVNRMDAAMKRKIMLDNLDATEKASLKKLLIENNPTMWENSSDALKEALA; the protein is encoded by the coding sequence TTGGATTTATTAAACAATAACAAAAAGAAGGGCATCGACTTAAATATTATCAGCAACACGAATACCCATGGTGGGTTCGGAGCTGGGATGATCAATTTAAGCAATGTGTCTTCCGTTATCATCGAAGGGGAAGAAGCCTACATTGACCTTGGCGCCCTTCATGCGAAGAGTAAAGTGGAAAAAGGGATTAAGTTCTTGACGAACAAGGATGAAGTTCCAAATGGAAAGAAATGCTTTATTGTTTGGGTTGCAGCGGATCGTAACGAGCAAGGAGCTTATTACGCAGGAGCCGCGTCATGTGAGATGATCGTAGATCGTGAAGCGCGCCGAGGATGGAAGATCCTTGCCGACCACGTCAATCGGATGGATGCAGCCATGAAGCGAAAAATCATGCTGGATAACCTTGATGCAACGGAGAAGGCTTCGCTGAAAAAATTGTTGATTGAGAACAATCCTACGATGTGGGAGAACTCTTCTGATGCGTTGAAAGAAGCTTTAGCTTAG
- a CDS encoding YwgA family protein: MLQEHAKVLFLLEQAGEVVGRKKLQKMVYITQRLDYDFNQRFHFHFYGPYSEELSLEVEELCQLGFLDEVLEDKGNYNVYRYSITDKGKDFLQHVKTDVGNLSPVLDKMNESSARFLELVSTVLYFEKLTREEVEEKILTLKAKSNYSTEEITDAYSWIEGLRAARLTL, translated from the coding sequence TTGTTGCAAGAACATGCCAAGGTGCTCTTTTTATTAGAGCAGGCAGGGGAGGTTGTAGGTCGCAAGAAGTTGCAGAAGATGGTCTACATCACGCAGAGGCTCGACTACGATTTCAATCAGCGATTCCATTTTCACTTTTATGGACCGTACTCCGAAGAACTATCGCTCGAAGTGGAAGAGCTGTGTCAGCTTGGTTTTTTGGATGAGGTTTTAGAGGATAAAGGAAATTATAATGTCTATCGTTATAGCATTACGGATAAAGGGAAGGATTTTCTACAGCATGTGAAGACGGATGTAGGGAACCTTTCTCCTGTTCTAGACAAGATGAATGAGTCTTCTGCTCGTTTTTTAGAGCTGGTATCCACGGTTCTCTATTTTGAGAAGCTGACTCGGGAAGAAGTGGAAGAGAAGATTCTAACACTAAAGGCTAAATCAAACTATTCTACAGAAGAGATCACCGATGCTTATTCCTGGATTGAAGGGTTGCGTGCAGCTCGTCTAACTCTCTAG
- a CDS encoding HD domain-containing protein, with protein MTAPILLEEEKVFKDPVHKYVHVRYKVIWDLINTPEFQRLRRIRQLGTSLYTFHGAEHSRFNHSLGVYEIMRRMVTKFDLSIDEVLLCLCSALLHDVGHGPFSHSFEKVFKTDHEVWTQKIIEGNTEINRVLTEISPDFPKKVSEVIGKTYPNKMVVSLVTSQIDADRMDYLLRDAYYTGVNYGNFDIERILRLMRIVDEQVVIKYSGMHAVEDYILSRYQMYWQVYFHPVTRSAEVILRKIFNRAKELYHEDYTFRIFPEPMLPFFKDGKISLRQYLDFDEATVLYYIQEWCREKDRILSDLCKRFLHRRLFKYIEYDPNDYRMWSDLEALFYKEGIDPRYYLEFDSPSDLPYDFYRTGEEEERMPILLLMPNGDLEELSRKSDIVQAISGKRRFDHKLYYPEDMVSDEIRKRIGGK; from the coding sequence GTGACAGCTCCCATTCTATTAGAAGAAGAAAAAGTGTTTAAAGATCCGGTACATAAATATGTTCATGTGCGTTATAAAGTCATCTGGGACTTAATCAATACACCTGAGTTTCAGCGTTTGCGCCGTATCCGCCAATTGGGAACATCCTTGTACACTTTTCATGGGGCGGAGCATAGTCGGTTCAATCACTCTTTAGGTGTTTATGAGATTATGCGCCGCATGGTCACAAAGTTTGACCTCTCCATAGATGAGGTTTTGCTTTGTCTATGCTCGGCTTTACTCCACGATGTCGGTCATGGACCGTTTTCTCATTCGTTCGAGAAGGTATTCAAGACGGATCATGAGGTGTGGACCCAGAAAATTATTGAAGGAAATACAGAGATTAACCGGGTATTGACGGAGATTTCTCCCGACTTTCCGAAGAAGGTTTCTGAAGTGATTGGCAAAACATATCCGAATAAGATGGTCGTCAGTCTTGTCACTAGCCAGATTGATGCGGACAGAATGGATTACCTGCTAAGGGATGCCTATTATACCGGAGTAAACTATGGTAACTTCGATATCGAACGAATTCTGAGATTAATGAGGATTGTGGACGAACAAGTCGTAATTAAATATAGCGGCATGCATGCAGTAGAGGATTATATTCTATCGCGATACCAAATGTATTGGCAGGTGTATTTTCATCCTGTTACCAGAAGTGCGGAAGTGATTCTTCGTAAGATTTTCAATAGAGCGAAGGAGCTATACCACGAAGATTATACGTTTCGTATTTTCCCCGAGCCGATGCTGCCATTTTTTAAAGATGGGAAAATTTCTTTAAGACAATACTTGGACTTTGATGAAGCAACGGTATTATACTATATACAAGAATGGTGCAGAGAAAAGGATCGGATTTTATCTGACCTGTGCAAGCGTTTTCTCCACCGCAGGCTTTTTAAATATATAGAATATGATCCTAATGATTATCGTATGTGGTCTGATCTGGAAGCTCTGTTCTACAAGGAAGGCATCGATCCGCGTTATTATCTTGAGTTCGATTCTCCATCAGATTTGCCTTATGACTTTTACAGAACCGGTGAAGAGGAAGAGCGGATGCCGATCTTACTATTGATGCCTAACGGAGACTTAGAAGAACTCTCTAGGAAGTCGGACATTGTACAAGCCATTTCTGGTAAACGGAGATTTGATCACAAGCTCTACTACCCAGAAGATATGGTGTCGGATGAGATCCGCAAGCGTATAGGGGGGAAGTAG
- a CDS encoding RluA family pseudouridine synthase, whose product MNLKPKIKGNWLEVTIEAPLEGKSIEDLLKEDLYISGRMIQRLTRQKGIYLNRKIPFLKKKVKEGDFLRVLVGDKDEGTLIPENIPIDVAFEDDEVLVVNKQAGIVVHPIKQGQTGTLAHGVAFYWMSKGATGKVRPVHRLDKDTSGLILIAKNSYIHQLLDRQLREQTIKRAYLTVVKGQLERKKGTIKEPIGQDPHNPVKRKVTPKGEEAITHYEVMEEFGDASLIRVELETGRTHQIRVHFEHIGHPVLGDSLYGQKHPWIQRQALHAYQLQFVHPFREEELQFEQPVPEDLKKLLEKLKESGPSL is encoded by the coding sequence ATGAACCTGAAGCCAAAGATTAAGGGGAATTGGCTGGAAGTCACCATTGAAGCCCCGTTAGAAGGAAAGTCTATAGAGGATTTGCTAAAAGAGGACCTATATATATCTGGACGTATGATTCAACGCTTGACTCGGCAAAAGGGTATTTACTTGAATCGTAAAATTCCATTCCTTAAGAAAAAGGTGAAGGAAGGCGATTTCTTGCGTGTGCTCGTTGGAGATAAAGATGAAGGAACGCTGATTCCTGAAAATATCCCTATCGATGTCGCTTTTGAGGATGATGAGGTGCTGGTTGTTAACAAGCAGGCAGGAATTGTCGTACATCCCATTAAGCAAGGACAAACAGGGACGCTAGCTCACGGCGTAGCTTTTTATTGGATGAGTAAAGGGGCAACAGGGAAGGTAAGACCTGTTCATCGTTTGGATAAGGATACCTCAGGGCTCATTCTGATAGCTAAGAATAGTTACATCCATCAGCTTTTAGATAGGCAGCTTCGTGAACAAACCATTAAGCGAGCTTATTTAACTGTGGTTAAAGGACAATTGGAGCGTAAGAAGGGGACGATTAAGGAGCCGATTGGACAAGATCCGCACAATCCAGTGAAGCGAAAAGTAACTCCAAAAGGGGAAGAAGCCATTACTCACTATGAAGTGATGGAGGAATTTGGAGATGCCAGCTTGATTCGAGTCGAGTTGGAAACGGGTCGCACCCACCAGATTCGGGTTCACTTCGAACATATAGGTCATCCTGTCCTAGGAGATAGTTTATACGGTCAAAAACACCCTTGGATCCAGCGTCAAGCTCTTCATGCTTACCAGTTGCAATTCGTGCACCCTTTTCGGGAGGAAGAACTGCAATTTGAGCAGCCAGTTCCAGAGGATCTCAAGAAATTATTGGAAAAATTGAAGGAATCCGGACCCAGTTTGTAG
- a CDS encoding GNAT family N-acetyltransferase, with product MITLVPPNLDYAGRIFELTDHPLVHEHLAFRNVSVDDVIKFIKMVQYEESEGKTVSRFVLNEGGEVIGATTLMEINKVEGTCKLGSWLGQSYWGKGYNQAAKDAILRIAFEDLGLRLVFVGARRANLRSQKAQEKLPYITLGVEEQFPDIHQKLEEKEKQPCVLNVVYRDRYFDYIKR from the coding sequence ATGATTACACTTGTTCCTCCTAACTTAGACTACGCAGGGCGTATTTTTGAGTTAACGGATCATCCTTTGGTTCATGAACACTTAGCTTTTCGTAATGTTTCTGTTGATGATGTAATCAAGTTTATAAAGATGGTTCAATATGAAGAATCAGAAGGGAAAACCGTAAGTCGCTTTGTCCTCAACGAAGGTGGAGAGGTCATTGGGGCGACAACCTTAATGGAAATTAATAAGGTGGAAGGAACATGCAAGCTAGGAAGCTGGTTAGGTCAATCTTACTGGGGCAAAGGATATAATCAAGCAGCAAAGGATGCGATTTTAAGAATTGCTTTTGAAGATTTAGGGTTACGACTTGTATTTGTGGGAGCACGGCGTGCAAATCTTCGATCTCAAAAAGCTCAAGAAAAGCTTCCCTATATTACGTTGGGTGTAGAAGAACAGTTTCCAGATATCCATCAAAAGCTAGAGGAAAAGGAAAAGCAGCCCTGTGTGCTTAATGTCGTGTATAGGGATAGATACTTTGATTATATAAAAAGGTAA
- the hutH gene encoding histidine ammonia-lyase, with the protein MTILLDGNQLSLDQAARIIFEGEKVELTEEAWIKVEESRSIVEQSIQEGHVIYGVTTGFGKFSEVLISSQYLEELQLNLIRSHAVGVGEPFDERVSRAMLLLRANALAKGFSGIRKETVQQLLALLNSNIHPIIPSQGSLGASGDLAPLSHLALVLIGEGEAIYQGRKVSGKRALQKAGLSPIKLEAKEGLALINGTQAMAAVGLITYLEAVRLANQADLTAALTIEALRGVVDAYKEGVHAVRPYPEQQEVAKRLRGLLEGSQLVTKQGELRVQDAYSLRCIPQVHGAVRQVLNYVKEKLLIEMNAATDNPLIFAEKGEVISGGNFHGQPIAFAMDFLAIALAELANISERRIERLVNPQLNDLPPFLSSDPGLQSGLMILQYTAASLVSENKTLAHPASVDSIPSSANQEDHVSMGTIAARHAYQVLNNVRRVIAIEAICSAQACDIRGSGRLAPRTNQWFQEIRRVVPKLKQDRVLSKDIEKLAKVMPSLLTEQEEQG; encoded by the coding sequence ATGACAATACTTCTTGACGGCAATCAGCTAAGTCTGGATCAGGCTGCAAGAATTATATTTGAAGGAGAGAAGGTTGAGTTAACGGAAGAAGCATGGATCAAAGTAGAGGAGAGCCGCAGCATCGTTGAACAGAGCATTCAAGAAGGGCATGTGATTTATGGTGTAACAACCGGTTTTGGAAAATTTAGCGAAGTGCTGATTTCATCACAGTACTTAGAAGAGTTGCAGCTTAATTTAATTCGGAGCCATGCCGTGGGAGTCGGTGAGCCTTTTGATGAGAGAGTAAGCCGCGCCATGCTGTTGTTGCGGGCGAATGCATTGGCAAAAGGATTCTCAGGGATTCGTAAGGAAACCGTTCAACAGCTTCTAGCTCTATTAAATTCGAACATTCATCCCATCATTCCGTCACAAGGTTCACTTGGTGCGAGTGGGGATCTAGCCCCCTTATCTCATTTAGCTCTGGTGTTAATTGGTGAAGGAGAGGCGATTTATCAAGGAAGAAAGGTAAGTGGAAAAAGGGCGTTGCAGAAGGCTGGACTTTCACCTATCAAGCTAGAGGCAAAAGAAGGGTTGGCTTTAATTAACGGCACCCAAGCCATGGCGGCTGTTGGACTCATCACCTACCTCGAAGCAGTGCGATTGGCTAATCAAGCAGACTTGACAGCTGCACTGACGATAGAAGCCTTGCGAGGCGTTGTCGATGCCTACAAAGAAGGCGTACATGCGGTCAGACCCTATCCAGAGCAACAAGAAGTAGCGAAGCGGTTAAGGGGATTATTGGAAGGGAGTCAGCTGGTGACGAAGCAAGGGGAATTGCGTGTCCAAGATGCCTATTCTCTTCGTTGCATTCCGCAAGTGCATGGAGCTGTTAGGCAGGTGCTTAATTATGTAAAAGAAAAGCTCCTCATTGAAATGAATGCCGCCACCGACAATCCCCTGATCTTTGCTGAGAAGGGTGAGGTGATATCTGGTGGTAACTTTCACGGTCAACCGATTGCTTTTGCCATGGATTTTTTAGCGATTGCCTTAGCGGAGTTAGCCAATATCTCCGAAAGGCGCATTGAAAGACTTGTAAACCCTCAGCTCAACGATTTGCCCCCCTTTTTAAGCTCAGATCCTGGTCTTCAATCCGGGCTGATGATCCTCCAATATACGGCTGCCTCATTAGTCTCTGAAAACAAAACGCTAGCTCATCCTGCCAGTGTGGATTCGATTCCTTCTTCAGCTAACCAAGAAGACCATGTCAGTATGGGAACGATCGCTGCACGACATGCTTATCAAGTATTAAACAATGTACGCCGCGTGATAGCCATTGAAGCCATATGTTCAGCACAGGCTTGTGATATCAGAGGGAGTGGGAGACTCGCTCCCAGGACGAATCAATGGTTCCAAGAGATTCGTAGGGTGGTTCCCAAACTAAAGCAAGACCGTGTGTTATCCAAGGACATTGAAAAGTTAGCCAAGGTGATGCCATCTCTCTTGACAGAGCAGGAAGAACAAGGGTAG
- a CDS encoding DUF1450 domain-containing protein: protein MSNEFRICDECRMTNVKTLMPKLKKLDPAADIKMGCQSYCGIGYKKSFCIVNGKHVTALSEEELLEKVEKAVQRAARRQASTTSS, encoded by the coding sequence ATGTCTAATGAGTTTCGGATTTGTGATGAATGTCGGATGACGAATGTCAAAACGCTGATGCCTAAGCTAAAGAAATTAGATCCTGCTGCTGATATTAAGATGGGCTGTCAGTCCTATTGTGGAATCGGGTATAAAAAGAGCTTCTGTATCGTAAACGGAAAGCATGTAACGGCCCTCTCTGAGGAGGAACTCTTGGAGAAGGTAGAAAAAGCTGTGCAGCGTGCAGCAAGAAGACAGGCAAGTACGACGTCATCTTAG
- a CDS encoding M20 family metallopeptidase encodes MKNTIMEQASKLKEEIIAWRRDFHQNPELSFEEHRTAEKVALHLKSLGLDVQTGVGRTGVVGILYGKEPGPTIALRADMDALPIHDQKQTGYKSTIPGKMHACGHDAHTSILMGAAQFLSQVKRPERGNVKFIFQPAEENGGGAEVMIQDGVLQNPKVDAIAGLHVFPGVPTGSITAVKGVGCAAADFIRIKVIGRGGHAAHPHTAVDSVTVTAQVITALQHIASRQVDPLDSVVITIGTIQGGSANNIIAPEVELTGTVRTLNPALREQMPEKIEKVIKGVTEAMGATYEFLYDKGYPSIINDDQMVELVLQTADAVLGAGKQSLVKPSMGGEDFSYYTHVVPGAFFRLGVGNTEKNTTYPLHHPMFDVDEDALPLGVAMLSAIALNYLSQK; translated from the coding sequence ATGAAGAATACTATTATGGAACAGGCCAGTAAGTTAAAAGAAGAGATCATTGCATGGCGCCGTGATTTCCACCAGAATCCAGAGCTAAGCTTTGAGGAACATCGAACAGCAGAGAAGGTAGCTCTTCATTTAAAATCTTTAGGATTAGACGTTCAAACCGGCGTAGGACGTACAGGAGTAGTAGGGATTCTCTACGGAAAGGAACCGGGCCCGACCATTGCTCTTCGTGCAGACATGGACGCCTTGCCTATTCATGATCAAAAGCAAACCGGATATAAGTCTACCATACCAGGAAAAATGCATGCCTGTGGACACGATGCCCATACCAGTATCCTTATGGGGGCAGCGCAGTTCTTATCCCAAGTGAAAAGACCGGAACGAGGAAATGTGAAATTTATCTTCCAACCAGCGGAGGAGAACGGTGGAGGCGCAGAAGTCATGATTCAGGACGGTGTCCTGCAAAATCCAAAGGTTGATGCCATAGCTGGACTCCATGTATTCCCAGGTGTTCCGACAGGAAGTATTACGGCTGTAAAAGGGGTAGGTTGTGCAGCAGCCGATTTTATTCGCATTAAGGTTATTGGTCGTGGCGGTCATGCCGCTCATCCGCATACAGCTGTTGATTCCGTAACGGTAACGGCCCAGGTCATTACCGCGCTTCAACATATCGCTAGTCGTCAGGTGGACCCGTTAGATTCTGTCGTAATCACGATCGGAACGATTCAAGGGGGCTCTGCAAACAATATTATTGCTCCGGAAGTGGAGTTGACAGGAACGGTTCGAACGTTGAACCCCGCTTTAAGAGAGCAGATGCCGGAGAAGATCGAGAAGGTGATTAAAGGAGTGACCGAGGCCATGGGGGCGACATACGAATTCCTCTATGACAAAGGTTACCCTTCCATTATTAATGATGATCAGATGGTCGAGCTCGTTCTCCAGACGGCTGATGCTGTCCTTGGTGCTGGGAAGCAAAGCTTAGTAAAGCCTTCTATGGGTGGAGAGGATTTCTCCTACTATACACATGTTGTTCCTGGTGCTTTCTTCCGTCTAGGGGTGGGCAATACAGAGAAGAATACAACGTATCCCTTACATCACCCGATGTTTGATGTGGATGAGGACGCCCTCCCCCTTGGTGTAGCGATGCTGTCTGCGATTGCCTTGAATTATCTTAGTCAGAAATAA
- a CDS encoding M20 family metallopeptidase — MSKLLDYLQENQENILFDLETLVRAESPSQDKQAVDRCGHVLQQLFRTHLGVQADVFPQEKTGDHLRFALGVGEEQILIITHFDTVWDIGRLTYRVEENKAYGPGIFDMKGGIIQSLWALKACVDLHVPLQYKIVFLCTSDEEIGSASSRQLIEEEARKSRYVLVPEPAVADSGALKTARKGVGEFRLKIKGKATHSGNHHEEGVSAVEELARQIMYIHSLTDYSLGTTLNVGIARGGTRVNVVPDEAEAVIDLRVTSMAEAERITHLLHNLKPQVPGTSITVEGDLERPPMERTEKTVELFNLAKECGEDLGIPLTEAFVGGGSDGNFTAALGVPTLDGLGPMGDGPHAEYEHVLIDQLPLRSALFAHLLMRLQK; from the coding sequence TTGTCTAAGCTGTTAGATTATCTTCAAGAAAACCAAGAGAACATTCTTTTCGACCTTGAAACCCTTGTCCGTGCAGAGTCGCCTTCACAGGATAAACAAGCTGTAGATCGGTGTGGCCATGTCTTACAACAGCTCTTCCGAACTCATCTTGGAGTGCAAGCTGACGTTTTTCCTCAGGAAAAGACAGGGGATCATCTTCGCTTTGCCCTCGGTGTTGGTGAAGAGCAAATCCTTATCATCACCCACTTTGATACCGTATGGGATATTGGTCGTTTAACTTATCGTGTAGAAGAAAATAAAGCTTACGGCCCCGGCATCTTCGATATGAAAGGCGGTATTATCCAATCTCTTTGGGCACTCAAAGCGTGCGTAGATCTCCATGTTCCTTTGCAGTATAAGATTGTGTTTCTTTGTACGTCTGATGAAGAAATCGGGAGCGCTAGCTCACGTCAATTAATTGAAGAAGAAGCACGAAAGAGTCGTTATGTCCTTGTCCCCGAACCGGCTGTCGCTGATTCTGGGGCATTAAAAACTGCGAGAAAGGGCGTTGGAGAGTTTCGGCTAAAGATTAAAGGAAAAGCTACACATTCCGGTAATCATCATGAAGAAGGAGTTAGTGCAGTTGAAGAGTTAGCCCGACAAATCATGTACATACATAGTCTTACAGATTACTCATTAGGCACGACCCTTAACGTGGGTATCGCTCGCGGAGGAACACGTGTGAATGTCGTACCAGACGAAGCGGAAGCTGTTATTGATCTACGTGTCACCTCCATGGCTGAAGCTGAACGCATTACCCACCTCTTGCATAACCTTAAACCTCAGGTACCCGGTACATCCATAACGGTGGAGGGGGATTTGGAACGTCCACCTATGGAACGCACAGAAAAAACAGTAGAGCTGTTCAACTTGGCAAAAGAATGCGGAGAAGATCTTGGAATACCGTTAACCGAAGCCTTTGTCGGTGGTGGAAGTGATGGGAACTTCACAGCTGCTCTTGGAGTTCCTACGCTTGATGGGCTCGGTCCTATGGGAGATGGGCCACATGCGGAGTATGAGCATGTTCTTATTGATCAGCTGCCCTTACGTTCGGCTTTATTCGCCCATTTATTAATGAGGCTACAAAAATAA
- a CDS encoding M20 family metallopeptidase, giving the protein MRNQLFSRLQEIYPELVKIRRDFHMYPELSFEEESTPKKVAEFLTSLGLEVRTGVGGRGVVGLLRGGKPGKTVALRADFDALPIQDEKEVEYKSRIPGVMHACGHDVHTTTLLGVAQLLSEVREHLQGNVVFIHQFAEEVAPGGALPMIEDGCLDGVDVIYGAHVWSGIPIGKLGYVEGYMMAATDDFDIEIMGKGGHGATPHLTVDSLVVGSQLVLNLQQIVSRRVDPLKPAVLTVGSFISGNAYNVIPNTAKLMGTVRTFDEEVRDDMEDSLKAVTEATCLASGAQANVVYHRGYPAVWNHPEQTRVIVEQAKEVLGTENVFEMKPIMGGEDFAYYTQKVPGSFFFVGGGNPELGADYPHHHPKFDVDEQSMLVAGKVFLSAVLYHIGESFLE; this is encoded by the coding sequence ATGCGGAATCAATTATTTTCAAGACTTCAGGAGATCTATCCCGAGCTAGTGAAAATTCGGCGTGATTTCCATATGTATCCGGAGCTCTCGTTTGAAGAAGAGAGCACACCAAAAAAGGTAGCGGAATTCTTGACGTCACTAGGGTTAGAGGTGAGAACAGGGGTAGGAGGAAGAGGGGTTGTGGGACTCTTGCGCGGAGGAAAACCTGGAAAGACGGTAGCTCTTCGTGCTGATTTCGACGCTCTTCCGATCCAGGATGAGAAGGAAGTGGAATACAAGTCTCGTATACCTGGTGTCATGCATGCTTGCGGTCATGATGTGCATACCACGACGCTTCTTGGGGTGGCTCAGCTATTGAGTGAAGTGCGTGAACATTTGCAAGGAAATGTAGTATTTATCCACCAGTTTGCTGAGGAGGTGGCTCCCGGAGGTGCGCTTCCTATGATTGAAGATGGCTGCTTGGATGGAGTGGATGTTATCTATGGTGCTCACGTTTGGTCTGGGATTCCTATAGGAAAATTAGGTTATGTTGAGGGTTATATGATGGCGGCTACGGATGATTTTGACATTGAGATCATGGGCAAAGGGGGACATGGTGCAACTCCGCATCTGACGGTAGACTCTCTTGTTGTAGGAAGTCAACTTGTCCTCAATCTGCAACAAATTGTAAGTCGTCGAGTCGATCCATTGAAGCCGGCTGTTCTCACGGTAGGTTCCTTTATCAGCGGAAATGCTTATAATGTCATTCCAAACACAGCCAAGCTTATGGGAACGGTAAGGACATTCGACGAAGAAGTACGTGATGATATGGAGGATTCTCTCAAGGCCGTAACGGAAGCTACCTGTCTAGCATCCGGGGCTCAAGCGAATGTCGTCTATCATAGGGGTTACCCAGCGGTGTGGAATCATCCTGAGCAAACACGTGTTATCGTGGAACAAGCCAAGGAAGTGCTTGGCACAGAAAACGTATTTGAGATGAAGCCGATCATGGGTGGAGAGGACTTTGCTTACTATACGCAGAAAGTTCCAGGGTCATTCTTTTTCGTAGGTGGAGGAAATCCTGAGCTTGGGGCGGACTATCCCCATCACCACCCTAAGTTTGATGTAGACGAGCAATCGATGCTTGTGGCGGGAAAGGTTTTTTTATCGGCGGTACTTTATCATATTGGGGAAAGTTTTCTTGAGTAA
- the pyrR gene encoding bifunctional pyr operon transcriptional regulator/uracil phosphoribosyltransferase PyrR, with amino-acid sequence MTAQKWQEKSVLLDEAAIRRALTRIAHEIIERNKGIENCVLVGIRTRGVYLARRLATRIEEIEGQSISVEELDITLYRDDLTEKDMLPQDSDKILPEKITDKKVILIDDVLFTGRTVRAALDALMDNGRPEMIQLAVLIDRGHRELPIRPDFVGKNVPTSRSETIVVDLMEIDNLERVTIQEKIEEEN; translated from the coding sequence ATGACCGCACAAAAATGGCAAGAAAAAAGTGTCCTTCTCGATGAAGCCGCAATTCGACGCGCCTTGACCCGAATTGCTCATGAGATTATTGAACGGAATAAAGGGATTGAGAACTGTGTTCTCGTAGGGATTCGCACGCGAGGAGTATATCTAGCGAGACGACTAGCGACTCGTATAGAAGAAATTGAAGGGCAAAGCATCTCCGTTGAAGAATTAGATATTACACTTTACCGAGATGACCTTACTGAAAAAGATATGCTGCCTCAGGACAGCGATAAGATCCTTCCAGAGAAAATAACAGATAAAAAAGTCATCTTGATTGACGATGTCTTATTTACAGGACGCACGGTACGGGCTGCACTTGATGCCTTAATGGATAATGGACGACCAGAGATGATCCAACTGGCTGTACTCATCGACCGAGGACACAGGGAACTTCCCATCCGTCCAGATTTTGTAGGGAAAAATGTGCCAACCTCCCGATCAGAGACCATCGTGGTGGACCTCATGGAAATAGACAACCTAGAGCGCGTTACGATTCAAGAGAAAATTGAGGAGGAAAATTAA